In the genome of Amphiura filiformis chromosome 4, Afil_fr2py, whole genome shotgun sequence, one region contains:
- the LOC140150645 gene encoding retinol dehydrogenase 8-like isoform X3, which yields MSAQIVVITGCSKGIGQGIALTLAKDPQRRFKVYATMRNIATNQEDTKTKAGSYYNDTLFIREIDVTKQDTIDKTIKEIIEGEGSIDVLGIPINSQYISSKFALEGFSESIAPPLRKFNVWVSVIESGVVATPMAEQFGSDVNALFHAMVDSWTNCPEEDATITRKMLTENPDIVVGTEMQSIDDIAKVVEEVILSPKPDFRYQTSENAKEFARQKFVDPSGNEIMNSWLEQ from the exons ATGTCCGCCCAAATAGTGGTCATTACTGGATGCTCAAAAGGGATTGGTCAAGGTATTGCTTTGACCCTTGCTAAAGACCCACAGAGGCGATTTAAGGTGTATGCTACGATGAGAAACATCGCCACTAATCAGGAAGATACCAAAACAAAAGCGGGAAGTTATTATAATGATACGCTTTTCATACGGGAAATTGATGTGACCAAACAAGACACCATCGACAAGACAATAAAGGAAATTATTGAGGGAGAAGGTAGTATTGATGTACTGG GTATACCGATTAATTCACAATACATTTCCTCCAAGTTTGCTTTAGAGGGATTCAGTGAATCAATTGCTCCACCACTGCGAAAATTCAACGTATG GGTCTCCGTTATCGAATCAGGAGTAGTAGCGACACCCATGGCGGAGCAATTTGGCAGTGATGTTAATGCCTTATTTCATGCAATGGTTGACAGCTGGACAAATTGTCCCGAGGAGGATGCTACCATTACCAGGAAGATGCTGACAGAAAATCCAGATATCGTAGTTGGTACAGAGATGCAAAGTATTGACGACATCGCGAAGGTAGTAGAGGAAGTTATATTGTCACCCAAACCAGATTTTCGTTATCAAACATCCGAAAACGCGAAAGAGTTTGCACGACAAAAATTCGTTGATCCGTCGGGGAATGAGATAATGAACAGTTGGTTGGAGCAGTAA
- the LOC140150645 gene encoding retinol dehydrogenase 8-like isoform X1 — protein sequence MSAQIVVITGCSKGIGQGIALTLAKDPQRRFKVYATMRNIATNQEDTKTKAGSYYNDTLFIREIDVTKQDTIDKTIKEIIEGEGSIDVLVNNAGTVIPAWWQTAPMKTFYDVMDVNYFGCVRMTKAVAPIMKTQRLGKIIQISSMLGFKGIPINSQYISSKFALEGFSESIAPPLRKFNVWVSVIESGVVATPMAEQFGSDVNALFHAMVDSWTNCPEEDATITRKMLTENPDIVVGTEMQSIDDIAKVVEEVILSPKPDFRYQTSENAKEFARQKFVDPSGNEIMNSWLEQ from the exons ATGTCCGCCCAAATAGTGGTCATTACTGGATGCTCAAAAGGGATTGGTCAAGGTATTGCTTTGACCCTTGCTAAAGACCCACAGAGGCGATTTAAGGTGTATGCTACGATGAGAAACATCGCCACTAATCAGGAAGATACCAAAACAAAAGCGGGAAGTTATTATAATGATACGCTTTTCATACGGGAAATTGATGTGACCAAACAAGACACCATCGACAAGACAATAAAGGAAATTATTGAGGGAGAAGGTAGTATTGATGTACTGG TTAACAATGCCGGAACAGTGATACCAGCTTGGTGGCAAACTGCACCTATGAAAACTTTCTATGATGTCATGGATGTCAACTACTTTGGATGCGTCAGAATGACTAAAGCTGTAGCACCAATCATGAAAACTCAACGGCTTGGCAAGATTATTCAGATATCAAGTATGTTGGGATTTAAAG GTATACCGATTAATTCACAATACATTTCCTCCAAGTTTGCTTTAGAGGGATTCAGTGAATCAATTGCTCCACCACTGCGAAAATTCAACGTATG GGTCTCCGTTATCGAATCAGGAGTAGTAGCGACACCCATGGCGGAGCAATTTGGCAGTGATGTTAATGCCTTATTTCATGCAATGGTTGACAGCTGGACAAATTGTCCCGAGGAGGATGCTACCATTACCAGGAAGATGCTGACAGAAAATCCAGATATCGTAGTTGGTACAGAGATGCAAAGTATTGACGACATCGCGAAGGTAGTAGAGGAAGTTATATTGTCACCCAAACCAGATTTTCGTTATCAAACATCCGAAAACGCGAAAGAGTTTGCACGACAAAAATTCGTTGATCCGTCGGGGAATGAGATAATGAACAGTTGGTTGGAGCAGTAA
- the LOC140150645 gene encoding retinol dehydrogenase 8-like isoform X2: MSAQIVVITGCSKGIGQGIALTLAKDPQRRFKVYATMRNIATNQEDTKTKAGSYYNDTLFIREIDVTKQDTIDKTIKEIIEGEGSIDVLVNNAGTVIPAWWQTAPMKTFYDVMDVNYFGCVRMTKAVAPIMKTQRLGKIIQISSIPINSQYISSKFALEGFSESIAPPLRKFNVWVSVIESGVVATPMAEQFGSDVNALFHAMVDSWTNCPEEDATITRKMLTENPDIVVGTEMQSIDDIAKVVEEVILSPKPDFRYQTSENAKEFARQKFVDPSGNEIMNSWLEQ; encoded by the exons ATGTCCGCCCAAATAGTGGTCATTACTGGATGCTCAAAAGGGATTGGTCAAGGTATTGCTTTGACCCTTGCTAAAGACCCACAGAGGCGATTTAAGGTGTATGCTACGATGAGAAACATCGCCACTAATCAGGAAGATACCAAAACAAAAGCGGGAAGTTATTATAATGATACGCTTTTCATACGGGAAATTGATGTGACCAAACAAGACACCATCGACAAGACAATAAAGGAAATTATTGAGGGAGAAGGTAGTATTGATGTACTGG TTAACAATGCCGGAACAGTGATACCAGCTTGGTGGCAAACTGCACCTATGAAAACTTTCTATGATGTCATGGATGTCAACTACTTTGGATGCGTCAGAATGACTAAAGCTGTAGCACCAATCATGAAAACTCAACGGCTTGGCAAGATTATTCAGATATCAA GTATACCGATTAATTCACAATACATTTCCTCCAAGTTTGCTTTAGAGGGATTCAGTGAATCAATTGCTCCACCACTGCGAAAATTCAACGTATG GGTCTCCGTTATCGAATCAGGAGTAGTAGCGACACCCATGGCGGAGCAATTTGGCAGTGATGTTAATGCCTTATTTCATGCAATGGTTGACAGCTGGACAAATTGTCCCGAGGAGGATGCTACCATTACCAGGAAGATGCTGACAGAAAATCCAGATATCGTAGTTGGTACAGAGATGCAAAGTATTGACGACATCGCGAAGGTAGTAGAGGAAGTTATATTGTCACCCAAACCAGATTTTCGTTATCAAACATCCGAAAACGCGAAAGAGTTTGCACGACAAAAATTCGTTGATCCGTCGGGGAATGAGATAATGAACAGTTGGTTGGAGCAGTAA
- the LOC140150026 gene encoding cytochrome P450 2J4-like: MAFLANIDTSAVLICVTAFLLLFWWLYSLKDLPPGPWGWPLLGYLPNLVISVYRTGLGPAQLLSILAKRYGPVFSIKIGWKLVVFLNTFKYVKEGFNNPRLNDKLVPHIRKELGIDGGFMSSGNSWKEQRRFALKTLRSFGVGKRSFEANISEEVKCLANEISSLEGKAFDPGHFTNNAAANVICSVVFGKRFEYSDPSFKRLMVLLRGNTKNFGLYQAFSFGKYLQPSAYSAVKGTLNSSLQFIKDIVNDHKNVHVENEPNDFIDVYLDEMKKNKKLNHDSFLNDSNLIATVRAFFSAGTDTVASTLRWAILYMMAFPKIQDRIHQELDSVVGRNRLPRLADEKDLPYTCATLLEAHRMGSVVSFGVQHVCGEDTTLGPYAIPKGTVVVTNLMAIHYNPELWPNPDEFNPERFLDEDGVLQTKEELIPFRQVFACVPENILPRWSFTSSSLTCFTSLQSRNQLIRHLFH; encoded by the exons ATGGCATTTCTAGCCAACATTGATACTTCAGCTGTCCTTATCTGTGTAACTGCATTTCTGCTCCTATTTTGGTGGTTATATAGCCTTAAGGATCTACCACCAGGACCATGGGGTTGGCCACTTCTTGGATATTTACCAAATCTTGTCATATCGGTATATCGTACCGGGCTAGGACCAGCTCAACTACTCAGTATACTAGCCAAAAGGTATGGGCCGGTATTCAGCATTAAGATTGGATGGAAGTTGGTTGTTTTTTTAAACACCTTCAAATATGTGAAGGAGGGTTTCAATAATCCCCGTTTAAATGACAAACTAGTGCCTCACATAAGGAAAGAACTCGGTATCGATGGCG GCTTTATGTCTTCGGGAAATTCGTGGAAAGAGCAGAGACGATTTGCCCTGAAAACTTTGCGCAGCTTTGGAGTAGGTAAGAGAAGTTTTGAAGCAAACATCTCTGAAGAAGTCAAATGTTTAGCAAACGAGATCAGCAGCCTTGAAGGCAAAGCCTTTGATCCCGGCCATTTTACTAACAATGCAGCAGCCAACGTCATTTGTTCAGTCGTCTTCGGAAAGCGATTTGAGTATTCTGACCCTAGCTTTAAGCGCCTGATGGTTTTGCTACGTGGGAATACCAAAAACTTTGGTCTGTATCAGGCCTTTTCATTTGGAAAGTACCTACAACCTTCTGCTTACAGCGCTGTAAAAGGAACCCTGAATAGCTCATTGCAATTCATAAAGGATATTGTGAACGATCATAAAAATGTCCATGTCGAAAATGAGCCGAATGACTTCATCGATGTGTATCTTGACGAGatgaaaaagaataaaaaattaaaCCACGATTCTTTCCTCAATGACAGCAATCTCATAGCGACTGTAAGAGCCTTCTTTTCGGCTGGTACTGACACCGTAGCGTCTACGTTACGTTGGGCGATATTGTATATGATGGCTTTTCCAAAGATTCAAGATCGCATTCACCAAGAACTAGATTCAGTAGTGGGTAGAAATCGCTTACCAAGACTAGCAGATGAGAAGGACTTGCCCTATACATGTGCAACTCTTCTTGAAGCTCATAGAATGGGATCCGTTGTCTCATTTGGAGTCCAACACGTGTGTGGGGAAGACACCACCCTAGGGCCATATGCGATTCCTAAAGGAACCGTAGtcgtgaccaatttaatggccaTTCATTACAATCCAGAATTGTGGCCAAATCCGGATGAATTCAACCCGGAACGATTCTTGGATGAAGACGGAGTATTGCAAACAAAGGAAGAATTGATTCCTTTTCGACAg GTCTTCGCATGTGTCCCGGAGAACATCTTGCCAAGATGGAGCTTCACATCTTCTTCACTCACCTGCTTCACCAGTTTACAATCAAGAAACCAACTGATTCGCCACCTCTTTCACTGA